The Cicer arietinum cultivar CDC Frontier isolate Library 1 chromosome 1, Cicar.CDCFrontier_v2.0, whole genome shotgun sequence genome contains the following window.
tatggaacgactactgagtggttgcctaattgatagactttaaaatagaaaataatattattaataaaaaataatattaataaattatatataggtCGGTTTGTCAGGtttaataggtttttttataagtctgggtctgacctatttaaataaataagctttaaaaatagtttgaatctaacatttttattaaatagatcaGGTCAGACtagaccataagtaggtcaggtaATAGACCTCTGACGGACGACCTAACCTATTATCATCCCTACTTTTTATTAAGTATAAAAAGTATGGtagattaattataaaaaaacacgattgaattattttaaaaaagtaaggatattaaaaaaattctaacaatACAAAATTTTACATTTCCTAGAAATTAGAGTCATCAATTTATGTGGTAGAAAGATTAAAACAATTATTAACTTAGAGATACTcatacaattttattaaaaaaatcatttgaaaaagCTAACCATAGTTATCATGTTGATTCGCATCATTATTCTAAGGTAGTAcgtaatttaattataatcaacTCCTTCTTACACGTTAGTTCGAAAGTAAGACTTCATGTTCTTCGATAGTTGGGGTGGTATTTATGGTTGTAATTTGAGttgaattgtgattttatttaattggtGTATTTCTATCATATGAAGATAATCAGATAGGTATGTGCATTCTATGtatgactattttaaaaaatgtcatattGGAGATCGATGTAATGCCTCCAAATAAACAGGTATagcttaaatattttataatttttaaattaaaataggatGTGGCAAGATGATAAATTTTGATTGGATGTcgatgtaaaaattatttataagaatattGTATTCTATTACCAATTGCACTCAATAAAAATATCATGCTTTACCTTCCAATGTATCATAGAGACATATATCTATTTTACACTGACatctaatataattttgtattatGTCATATCGTTAAATTTCACTTCACTTTTATAGTATGACATGACAAATTAGATAACTCTAATGGAACGTCGGTGTAAAACTATTCTACATTGATATTGCATATCAATTAAATTCTTAATATTAtgctatttttcttaaaatcatttttaattatttaaattgtatttttcaataagtttttaatatcaTGAAACAAGTTCTCATGCCTTAGTTAGAAGCCAACCCTATTTTTAGTTTTGACTTGTGAGTCATTATCGAGTAGTTATTGAGAGAACTATCTCGGTAATACCAGTCATTTTTGTAACCTATGAatctcattaaaaataaaaatgatttaaatattttcaaatttattatttttaaagttataatttatttatatagtaatattttaactttaattaattagattgatatttttttaaactttgagTTTTTAAggcacaagttgtacaacttgatggttataaaatttcttcttataataaaaataataaaactactCTGAAACAGATTAACTAAATGTAACATCTTTTTAATCCTTTTACGATATAAGTTGTACAACATAGTAGTCTTAAAACTcacattttcaaataattattcaaatcaaacaaacttattatatttcgttaaaacaacttttttttcaacaacaaaataaattatttaaaaacaatcaacaaaaattttctattaaaaaactacgtaattttaatttattcattgcATCTGAAGATAAGTAATAACAAAATTGCACTCTTGTTaaacacaataataatttttttttcttctctattttaagcatcattttatttcaatatcatatttatgaaataaaaaaattatatttattaataagaataatataaatattttttaaattaacacaaattttgcataattaattacatacaactactttttctttttttaataatctatgTGCATAATCGATTAAATACACCGGAGGAGCCTTTAAGAGATTATTTGCATTTGTTTAAAGTTTTAGATCATACCATTtttgaattgttttaatttctAGAAGATCCCATTTTGTTAAATAATGGTAATAGTAGTAAAATTCAACTTAATAAAGCAAAAACATTTTCCGTTGCCGGGACTTGAACCCGGGTCTCTCGGGTGAGAGCCGAGTATCCTAACCAACTAGACTACAACGGATCTTGTTGCAAATGTTGATTTATTGTAAATATTCTATTTGGCATGAAATGTATACAGAGCTATAGGTGATACTATTATTAGGATGGTAAATTAGATAACTCTTCTGCCTTACCACATCATTCACTTCGACCAAATTAGAAATATATGGTTGAAAATTTCATGTGCCCTTGTATGATGGTGCCAATTAAAAGTATAtggattaaaatattaaaaaacaacaGTATAAAATGTGAAAGTATAGACAATTGAAAAATGAGTTGtgacttataaataaaaaatatttttatttaaatctaATGGTTAATCTTGTTTAATTtgtcatcttttttttttttaagggaaTCGACATATTACTAAtagtgacatattttaaatgtcaattcttttgttaaaaaaaatataaaatgaattgaTTAGATCGATCATACCTATTTTAAcatctttaattattataatatgtcaaattaaataaaatatgtaatttataaTATACATGTATGTCTGAGAGTGATTTAATTACATAGAATTTTGCTAATTTGAGTGGTTTCTATTTTAACTATTCGaaacataaataaatcataaatcatTGTCACTacttatcattttcttttttttcaattacaCAACAACATTTGTTTTATCCAATTgagaccaaaaaaaaaaaaaatttcaaataaaccaTGTCCACTACAATAGTAGTTATGAAATATGTTTGTTtcaaacaataacaaaacaaatttgAACGAGGTTAAGCAATTTTATCTCAATTACTAAATCAAGTAAAACAAACGAATGGATGAAAATCAAAATGTGACAAAACTTTTCTACCTCCAAATATAGCAACCTTCATAACCACCACAAAAAGCAAAGGAATAAGGCTCTTGCATCACCTATATAAGAAATTGGTAGCACACTAATGTTTTTCATCACAAGGGGAACATAAAACAGaacaatatatatcaaataccATCAACTAACgccaacaaataaataaataaataaaatggcaAGATCATTTGTTGTCGTTGCTATCATTGTCTCTACTTTTTGCTTTTCATCTGTCTTGGCTGCTCGTAAGGCACCAACCGGCGTTGAAATTTTCTCCGTTGTTGGCAAGATTTACTGCGATCCATGCCACTTCGAATTTGAGTCAAGGCTTAGCCAACCCCTTGAAGGTAAATAATTCCATATATTTTGTACCACATAAATGTTTTAACATATGAGTATctattatagaaaaaatatagaCAACTTCTACGGTACTATCAAGAACAAAAATGTAATACATCAACGTTATAGTACAGATGTACCATAGAAGTCTCTAAAAATATATCGTagaatcttttaaatttatgtttaattgctgttttagtctctttatttttactaattcaagaaattggtctctctattttaaaaattgacaattttgattatctctataattttttaactaaaaaacgaTGAAATAAAACGCCCTTAAATCTTAGATTTctaactttgaattttttttcatatttttaatttaattaatgatatataagTAATTATTGCATCtagatgattttatatcatagaattggatgtcatgttattaaaaatatgtcaaattattatttttttagttcaaaaattcaaagaaaatactaaaaatgtcgatttttaaaattaaatgactaattttgtaaattaataataataaaaaatcaaaagtggaattaaatttaaaatgatttaattgtTGAGATAAGAAGAATGGACATGTGTTATGTATGTGCAGGTGTTAAGGTGACTTTGAAGTGCAGAAAGGGAGACAGCAACAATGTGACATATGTTAAAGAGAGTAGAACTGATATAAATGGTGTCTACAAAATTAATGTTGATGGTGATCACGAGGAAGAGGTATGTGAAGTGAATGCTGATGCAACCGGAAAGGGTGCATGTTCACAGGTTATGGCAAACAAATCCGACAGGATTGTCCTCACCAAGAACATGGGTGTCTCTTCCTTAGTTCGATTCGTTAATCCCCTTGGGTTCATGACTCAGGCAATTGATAGCCAATGTGGAAATGTTTTTTCTGAATTGGGTTTGGACAAGCTTGATGATTGAATTTCATAATATCAATCGTTCAACTTGTTTCAtcctaataaatttatataaacaaaataccCATTTAATGtggttattttattattatggcACAATTGACccatatcaattttaaaactgTAAAATTGTGTTGTTTGGTTCTCTGTGACTATATAAACACATGTACTTCATTATATATTCAATAACAATTTGGAGATATTTGGTATTTTATCTTTCagcattatttatttattataaactatttcttgtttctttatatTAGTATTGCACCGGTAAATTATGTgtgaaaattaatatttttgttagttaGAGAATTTATATTTAACAGTGTTAGAcactaatttaatatatagatATCAATATTGTTATGTTGTACTATGATTAGTTTTTAGTATCAATTCTCTtatatgattgattataatttatcgactgtataaaaaaattaaactgatACAATTAACTACAAAAAGGAACTAACACCTTTAATACATCGTTACTCACACAAGACAAAACCTTTCTTACCCCTCATATTATCcttcaagaaataaaaattaaaaacattacaTGTAAATGTTTAGAACTTTCACTGTTATTACAACTTTCCACCCAACAGAATTACCTCTTTACATTAGAGAACGTGGACACCATTCAAGTAACCCCAAGCAAATGAATAAATTTAAGAGCGTATAAAATAGATGATTAATTGATCCTATTGTTAAATTAGACCgtattacataaaaaaatcaaacaaattaagtaatttataaattaaatcacatatttattaatgaaacttaatttaaaaatcagtttaactattttaaaactttttttatctttaattgagatttattttttattttttaaattgaaatttgtttttaaactaTTAATGTGGCAATTCACTTCGGTTTTTAAACTATAAACACTTAAGATAGATTAATAGTCACTTGTTAAAGGAAAAGCTGAATccaattattttacttttaagcCACTTctatgtaataatttttttaatcttttatagcCACATTTCCACCATTCAATCTTTATCCTTAAATATATACTCAGTGTGCCATTTCCACAacactaaaaatcaaataaaaatatgtctTTTTCACATTGTTGTTTGTGCAACTAGTcaattgttgtatttttttatttatttatgaggCTTTTCATTTGCTgttattaacaaaaattattttctttaggCCAAAATTTCCAATAAAAAGAATCTAAAACTCTTACTTTACCGGCTTGTGGGCCTTAGATCCTTCACACTAAATGGAAAACTATTATTTGGTAATCATTTAGCAAGTTAATTGGAAAATGTtttgtgaaatttgaaatacGAGTAGCATTGGTGCATGAGATGTAATTTATTTCAGacattttaattcaatttattttgataaagaaGGGTCACTTTGTTCTCAATATCTTTACATGTCACGAGTctctaattaattttgttttttattttgattgagtatttaatatatttatattttatatttattaaaacaaaaatataaaaaaataagttactTTTGAAAATGTGTCTACTCATACATTGTTGATCACTTCTATGTCtattgaattaattatataatttcataTGCATCTGCAACTACATTAGTTAATTTGTGACTAAGGAAGATTTTGG
Protein-coding sequences here:
- the LOC101499210 gene encoding olee1-like protein, whose product is MARSFVVVAIIVSTFCFSSVLAARKAPTGVEIFSVVGKIYCDPCHFEFESRLSQPLEGVKVTLKCRKGDSNNVTYVKESRTDINGVYKINVDGDHEEEVCEVNADATGKGACSQVMANKSDRIVLTKNMGVSSLVRFVNPLGFMTQAIDSQCGNVFSELGLDKLDD